From Haloarcula hispanica ATCC 33960, the proteins below share one genomic window:
- a CDS encoding DNA-methyltransferase — METTHRVRTGDARTLECPDDSVELVVTSPPYPMIEMWDDIFADLDPDIGAALDRGDGDRAFTLMHDVLDAVWAELKRVLVPGGIACINVGDATRSLEDGFRSYPNHAEITNRLTDHGLRALPDILWRKPTNSGAKFMGSGMVPPNAYPTLEHEHILVFRNGERRRLEPGADRRYESAYFWEERNEWFSDLWELPGETQGIDDGLRDRSGAFPLTVPYRLISMFSVYGDTVLDPFLGTGTTTLAAMVTGRNSVGVDRDPDLLSALEDRVAAAPERSRTIAQERLADHRSWVEQRRADGKEPGYEAEQYDFAVNTKQEQRIQFYAVDSVTTTDDGFRTAHEPVE, encoded by the coding sequence ATGGAGACGACACACCGGGTTCGAACCGGTGACGCCCGTACGCTTGAGTGTCCCGACGACAGCGTCGAATTGGTGGTCACGTCCCCTCCGTACCCGATGATCGAGATGTGGGACGACATCTTCGCGGACCTGGACCCCGACATCGGGGCGGCGCTGGACCGCGGCGACGGTGACCGAGCGTTCACACTGATGCACGACGTGCTCGATGCGGTCTGGGCAGAGCTGAAACGCGTGCTGGTTCCCGGCGGCATCGCCTGCATCAACGTCGGGGACGCGACGCGGTCCCTGGAGGACGGCTTCCGCTCCTACCCCAACCACGCCGAAATAACCAACCGGCTGACCGACCACGGCCTGCGCGCGCTGCCGGATATCCTGTGGCGCAAACCGACCAACAGCGGCGCGAAGTTCATGGGCTCGGGGATGGTGCCGCCGAACGCCTATCCGACCCTGGAACACGAGCACATCCTCGTGTTCCGCAACGGGGAGCGCCGCCGCCTCGAACCCGGCGCGGACCGTCGCTACGAGAGCGCCTATTTTTGGGAGGAACGCAACGAGTGGTTCTCCGACCTCTGGGAACTGCCCGGCGAGACGCAGGGCATCGACGACGGGCTCCGGGACCGCTCGGGTGCCTTCCCGCTGACCGTGCCATACCGGCTCATCTCGATGTTCTCGGTGTACGGTGACACCGTACTCGACCCGTTCCTCGGGACCGGGACGACGACGCTGGCAGCGATGGTCACCGGCCGGAACTCGGTCGGAGTGGACCGCGACCCGGACCTGCTGTCGGCGCTCGAAGACCGGGTCGCGGCCGCCCCGGAACGCTCTCGGACCATCGCTCAGGAGCGCCTCGCCGACCACCGCTCGTGGGTGGAACAACGGCGTGCCGACGGGAAAGAGCCGGGCTACGAGGCCGAACAGTACGACTTCGCGGTCAATACGAAACAGGAGCAACGGATTCAGTTCTACGCGGTCGACTCCGTCACGACGACCGATGACGGCTTCCGGACCGCCCACGAGCCGGTCGAGTAA
- a CDS encoding zinc ribbon domain-containing protein, with translation MTDTGRKRPLLAVVLAFIFPGLGHFYLRKWGRGLLWLGLLFMLSVVFVVTGAIDPVTQLSLEAISSSYQSRPTEVTIGSVVITTLNVVDAYWVAVNENQTQEVEAGMTCPNCGKELDEDIDFCHWCTTQLEPVEADQQ, from the coding sequence ATGACTGACACAGGACGCAAGCGGCCGTTACTGGCCGTGGTGCTTGCGTTCATCTTCCCTGGGTTGGGACACTTCTACCTCCGCAAGTGGGGACGGGGACTGCTGTGGCTCGGATTATTGTTCATGCTGTCGGTGGTGTTCGTCGTCACTGGCGCTATCGACCCCGTCACCCAGTTGAGCCTAGAGGCTATCTCGTCGTCGTATCAGTCCAGACCCACCGAGGTGACAATCGGTTCGGTCGTGATCACGACGCTCAACGTCGTCGACGCCTACTGGGTCGCGGTCAACGAGAACCAGACACAGGAGGTCGAAGCCGGTATGACGTGTCCGAACTGCGGCAAGGAACTCGACGAGGACATCGATTTCTGTCACTGGTGTACAACGCAACTGGAACCGGTCGAGGCGGACCAGCAGTAA
- a CDS encoding type I 3-dehydroquinate dehydratase has product MDFESFTLLAATDDLGVEPAARADADGLELRMDFSDEPLAQLDAYDGDLPILVTNRPTWEGGEAADTAGRLDALETALEHDAVTAVDLELAALAGAGDHDAGRVADAARDRGASVVVSTHNFESTPDRDNIVSRLERACAHGDVGKMASTAQSPDDVLAMLGATREMTARGEQVATMCMGAAGRHSRAVAPVYGSRIGYAPVDPADATAPGQYDLATLRTLVGQLQSDT; this is encoded by the coding sequence ATGGACTTCGAGTCGTTCACCCTGCTCGCCGCCACAGACGACCTCGGGGTGGAGCCGGCCGCCCGCGCTGACGCCGACGGGCTGGAGCTACGGATGGATTTCTCCGACGAGCCGCTGGCACAATTGGACGCCTACGACGGCGACCTCCCGATACTCGTCACGAACCGGCCGACGTGGGAGGGTGGCGAGGCCGCCGACACCGCGGGCCGCCTCGACGCGCTCGAAACCGCGCTCGAACACGACGCCGTGACGGCCGTCGACCTCGAACTCGCGGCGCTTGCGGGGGCTGGCGACCACGATGCCGGCCGCGTCGCCGACGCTGCCCGCGACCGCGGCGCGTCTGTCGTCGTCTCGACGCACAACTTCGAGTCGACGCCGGACCGCGACAACATCGTGAGTCGACTCGAACGGGCCTGTGCTCACGGTGACGTGGGGAAAATGGCCAGCACAGCCCAGTCGCCGGACGACGTACTGGCGATGCTCGGGGCGACCCGCGAAATGACTGCCAGAGGCGAGCAGGTCGCCACGATGTGTATGGGTGCAGCCGGTCGTCACTCCAGAGCCGTCGCCCCTGTGTATGGCTCCCGCATCGGCTACGCACCGGTCGACCCCGCTGACGCAACCGCGCCGGGGCAGTACGACCTCGCGACGCTCCGGACGCTGGTCGGACAGCTACAGAGCGACACCTGA